The nucleotide window GCCTCCGCGTTGTGGCCTAAACCCTGGCCGGCGAGCGTGCCCATTGGCGTGGTCGGGCCAGGTAGTGTCCGCGCGCTTGAGCAGCATGGCATTACGGCTCCGCTGCGCGTGATTGCGCCGAGTAGTCAGGATGCAGGCCAAGCGGCGCGGTATGATTCTGAAGCGCTGGCTGCAGCTCTAGATCAAGCGCTTGGGCTAGCTTCATTTAGTGGCCGTACGGTGCTGATTGTGCGTGGCGATGGCGGCCGTGAATGGCTTGCAGAGACATTACAGGCGCATGGCGCTCAGGTTGAAATTGTGAGTGCATACCGTCGTATGCTGCCAGTGCCTACCTCAACGCAATGGGCGCGCCTGCGCGCTTTGCTAGCAGGGGAGTCTCATGCCTGGCTTTTAACCAGCTCGCAGGGAGTGCGTCACTTAGATCAGCTCGCCCAGACTCATTTAAGCGAAACTGAGCGCAACGCACTGAAGCGCTCTCCTATCGTTGCACCACACGCTCGAATTGCTGAATTTGCTTACGCGGCAGGTTTTGTTACGATTACGCAATGTCACGCGTGCGACACATCCGTCGCGCGTGCTTTACTTTCTTCCACAGGTTAGCGCTCTAGGCGTATAAGCATGACTGATCATAAAAATGTAACGCAAGCAGCTTCATCGAAAGCTCCACCAGAATCCACCCGCGGTGCCCAGCCATTCCTATCTGCGCCTGCTGCACCGCCACTACGCCGCGCGCGTGGCGCATTTGGCCTTTGGTTAATATGGTTTTTGACGGTATTTGGCGGGCTAGCGGGTGGCTATTTACTGCATCAAAAATTTAAATCTGAAAATATGCAATTGGTTGAGCGCCAACAGGTGAATGAGCGTGCACTGATTGAAGCTGGGTTAAAAAGTCAGCAAGCGCTTGATGCGCTCCACCAGTTGCAAATGCAGTTGGCGCAGTTAAGCGGTAAATTGGATGAAACTCAAGCGCGGCAGCAAGCACTGGAGAGTCTTTCGCAAAAATTGACCCAAAGTCGAGATGATTGGATCTTAGCTGAGATCGAGCAAACCTTAGTGCTTGCCAATGAGCAACTGCAACTCACCGGCAATCCTCAACGCGTGTTTGGCGCGCTGCAAAATGCCGATACGCAATTGGCGACAAGTTCTTCGCCACGGGCATTGGCGGTGCGTAAAGCACTTGGGCGCGACCTGGCTGCGTTAAAAGCCACGCCGCACATTGATTTGATGGGGCTTGCACTTAAACTGGATGCGGTATTGGCGCTAATCGATAATTTGCCGCTCACTGGCGAAGCGGCAGAGCCAGTCACCGCGCCTGCACCCACCAGCGAGAATCCGGCTGATCGCAAGGAACCGCTGTGGCGTATTGGATGGCAGCGTTTTAAGGCAGGTCTACTACAACAGCTAGAGAATTTTGTGCAAGTGCGCCGGCTAGATCATGCCGATACATTACTCGTAGCGCCGGATCAGGGTTATTTTTTGCGCGAAAATTTGAAATTACGGTTACTCTCAGCGCGCTTGGCACTTTTTGCGCGTAACGCAGATCAGCTCAAGGCTGATGCGCAGGCAGTGGCAACCGCTCTTACGCGTTATTTTGATATGCATGCCCCGCATACGCGCAGCGCGCTTGATTCAATTAAATACATTGAACAAGCTGCGGCTGAAGTTGCCTTGCCTAGTTTAGAAGCCAGCTTACAAGCTGTGCGCCAACAAAAAAACGGGAGCTAAGCGATGGCGATTCGAGGGCTTGTATGGCTGACTATCCTATTTGCAGCGGCTGTTTTGATTGCAGTAATGAGCACATTGGGCACTGGGCAAGTGTTAATTATCCAAGCGCCATATCGTATCGACATGTCGATGCATTTATTCGGCGCGCTCTTGACGCTTGCATTTATTGCCTTTTACCTATTGATCCGGCTGCTGACTTATCTCTACCAAATGCCAGCGCGTTTTGCGCTATATCGTATGCGTGCGCGCTCAGCCAAGGCTTATGATGCTTTGTACTCGGCCTTGAATCATCTTTTTGCTGGCCGCTTTGCGCGCGCAGAAAAAATGGCACGCACGGCAGCCTCTCTTAATCCAGAGAATAAACCCGCCGCAGCGCTTATTGGAGCACGGGCAGCCCATCAGATGCATGAATATGCGCGGCGCGATGGTTGGTTGGCGCAAGTCATTGGCGATTGGCAAGAAGCTAAATTGCTGTCTACCGCCGAAATGCGCCTTGATGCGCGCGATGCAGAAGGTGCTTTGGCGGCCTTGAGCGAGATGTCGGCGCAGGGGGCGCGCCGACACTATGCTCGGCAAATTGCTTTACGCGCGCATCAACAGCTTAAACATTGGCCGCAGGTGTTGCAAATTATTAAATCTTTTAATGCACAAGAGACCTCATATCCATCCGCCGTTTCGTGGCAGCGCGCACAGCAGGTAGCGGCAGAGCATCTCCTGTATGAATGCCGCCATGAAGCGCAAACCCTGCTTATGGCGTGGCATAGCTTGCCCGTCTCGGAACAACACAGGCCACGCACAGCGGATTTAGCGGCACAACTTCTGATTGCTTTAGAGCGGCATAAAGAAGCTCGGCAGATTGTCGAAGAAGCGCTGCTTCAGCAATGGGAAGCGGCTTTGTTGCGACGCTATAGCCAATGCGCGGGACATGATCCATTACCTTTAATTCAACGAGCCGAGGCGTGGCAACAGGAGCACCCCGATGATCCTGAGCTGCTCTTTACACTAGGTTGCTTGTGCCAGCAGCAAAAACTATGGGGCAAGGCGCAGGCTTTTCTGGAAACCACGTTGCACCTTACAAGCCGTGGCGGTGAGCGGGCTATGTTGCGCGCAGAAGCGTATCTGGCGCTGGCTCGTTTGCATGAGAAGCTGGGCCAGCATAATGAGGCGGGTACGCACTATCGGGCAAGTGCGCTTGCGTTTGAAGCGCAGAGGTAGCCAAGAAGAACCTCTTGGGCGCTTTATCAAAAGCGCCCGCGGTTGAAATCATTCAGCGCTTGAGCAATCTCCTCACGGGTGTTCATAACGAAAGGGCCGTGCCCCACAATTGGCTCGTCGATGGGTTCTCCGCTTAGCAGGAGTACAACCGCATCGCTTTTGGCTTCAAGCATAAAACTGTCACCCTCGCGTTCCAATAGCACCATCTGCACTTCACGAGCGCTGGTTTGACGGTCAACTTGCACTGCGCCATGTAGCACCACAATAGCGGTATTCCAGCCCTCTGCGGCGGGGAGCCCAACCGCAGATCCGGCGCTTAGGCGGATGTCCCATACATTCATCGGGGAAAACGTGCGAGCCGGTCCGGCGTGCCCGCTGTAGTCACCGGCGATGACGCGCACTGACCCAGCACCTTCAGGCAGAGGTACCTTAGGGATCACGTCGTTTAGGAGGGTTTGATACCCTGGCGCGGACATCTTATCCTTGGCCGGTAAGTTAACCCAGAGTTGCACCAGCTCGAATGTGCCCCCCGTACGAGTGAATGCTTCCGAATGGAACTCCTCATGTAAGATACCTGCAGCGGCCGTCATCCATTGCACATCACCGGATCGGATCACACCGCTTTGGCCAGTAGAGTCACGATGGGCAATTTCGCCTTTGTAAACGATCGTTACCGTCTCAAAACCGCGATGTGGGTGTTGACCAACGCCGCGCAGCTGG belongs to Mycoavidus sp. B2-EB and includes:
- a CDS encoding uroporphyrinogen-III synthase, with the protein product MTRTAVLTRSRGQSVSLLQTLTTAGMEAFEFPLIELAAAPDNTLLVQVFAALKRFALVIFVSPAAIDFASALWPKPWPASVPIGVVGPGSVRALEQHGITAPLRVIAPSSQDAGQAARYDSEALAAALDQALGLASFSGRTVLIVRGDGGREWLAETLQAHGAQVEIVSAYRRMLPVPTSTQWARLRALLAGESHAWLLTSSQGVRHLDQLAQTHLSETERNALKRSPIVAPHARIAEFAYAAGFVTITQCHACDTSVARALLSSTG
- a CDS encoding uroporphyrinogen-III C-methyltransferase — its product is MTDHKNVTQAASSKAPPESTRGAQPFLSAPAAPPLRRARGAFGLWLIWFLTVFGGLAGGYLLHQKFKSENMQLVERQQVNERALIEAGLKSQQALDALHQLQMQLAQLSGKLDETQARQQALESLSQKLTQSRDDWILAEIEQTLVLANEQLQLTGNPQRVFGALQNADTQLATSSSPRALAVRKALGRDLAALKATPHIDLMGLALKLDAVLALIDNLPLTGEAAEPVTAPAPTSENPADRKEPLWRIGWQRFKAGLLQQLENFVQVRRLDHADTLLVAPDQGYFLRENLKLRLLSARLALFARNADQLKADAQAVATALTRYFDMHAPHTRSALDSIKYIEQAAAEVALPSLEASLQAVRQQKNGS
- a CDS encoding heme biosynthesis HemY N-terminal domain-containing protein yields the protein MAIRGLVWLTILFAAAVLIAVMSTLGTGQVLIIQAPYRIDMSMHLFGALLTLAFIAFYLLIRLLTYLYQMPARFALYRMRARSAKAYDALYSALNHLFAGRFARAEKMARTAASLNPENKPAAALIGARAAHQMHEYARRDGWLAQVIGDWQEAKLLSTAEMRLDARDAEGALAALSEMSAQGARRHYARQIALRAHQQLKHWPQVLQIIKSFNAQETSYPSAVSWQRAQQVAAEHLLYECRHEAQTLLMAWHSLPVSEQHRPRTADLAAQLLIALERHKEARQIVEEALLQQWEAALLRRYSQCAGHDPLPLIQRAEAWQQEHPDDPELLFTLGCLCQQQKLWGKAQAFLETTLHLTSRGGERAMLRAEAYLALARLHEKLGQHNEAGTHYRASALAFEAQR
- a CDS encoding pirin family protein — encoded protein: MKKVVGVYNAPNQHWVGDGFPVRSLFSYRGHEKTLSPFLLLDYAGPTDFAPSHQLRGVGQHPHRGFETVTIVYKGEIAHRDSTGQSGVIRSGDVQWMTAAAGILHEEFHSEAFTRTGGTFELVQLWVNLPAKDKMSAPGYQTLLNDVIPKVPLPEGAGSVRVIAGDYSGHAGPARTFSPMNVWDIRLSAGSAVGLPAAEGWNTAIVVLHGAVQVDRQTSAREVQMVLLEREGDSFMLEAKSDAVVLLLSGEPIDEPIVGHGPFVMNTREEIAQALNDFNRGRF